One genomic segment of Desulfomicrobium sp. ZS1 includes these proteins:
- a CDS encoding 4Fe-4S binding protein, which yields MKQLVATRMDRCIGCHSCSLACARAVHKCLSWENAGIRILSSGGLSTGFLAKVCLACDPAPCAAACPTGSLKQRKGGGVTQQKKLCIQCGKCVAACPVDAIAQDRQGNPYVCIQCGSCVEFCPHDCLEMQEVEA from the coding sequence ATGAAACAACTCGTCGCGACCCGCATGGACCGATGCATCGGCTGCCATTCATGCTCCCTGGCCTGCGCCCGCGCGGTCCACAAATGCCTGTCCTGGGAAAATGCCGGCATCCGCATCCTGTCCTCCGGCGGCTTGTCCACCGGATTTTTGGCCAAGGTCTGTCTGGCCTGCGACCCTGCTCCCTGCGCGGCGGCCTGCCCCACGGGCAGCCTCAAGCAGCGAAAAGGGGGCGGAGTCACCCAGCAGAAGAAGCTCTGCATCCAGTGCGGCAAATGCGTGGCCGCCTGTCCGGTGGACGCCATCGCCCAGGATCGTCAGGGCAACCCCTATGTCTGCATCCAGTGCGGCAGCTGCGTGGAGTTCTGTCCCCACGACTGCCTGGAAATGCAGGAGGTGGAAGCATGA
- a CDS encoding PEP/pyruvate-binding domain-containing protein, with the protein MNLIQRVKNIFSPPAPTTEQDNEQEDLFRARYQAFRRLLSANNGALDFMTELEEAAQGHLHFGMHFVRSRATGATAKVYNIVENLLYLAPGKYLGLRDALRTIQDQIQQELTLKQTSRRQELVLDLDRITAHDVEDVGGKMANLGELRNTLQIPVPAGFAITAQAYMVFMQQNSLWDEINCLVLGHPMASQFGACTLPGYSADDEDETENNGTDQPIALLEMCAKIRGMILAAEVPKELEEALLCAYDRLCAREGGQVNVALRSSALGEDSSGASFAGQHRSLLNLDRDSLLEGYKEVVASKYSAHAMTYRYMLGIRDDDVLMCVGCLSMVTSKAGGVMYTSNPLDAADNRLQITSAWGMAKGVVDGTATSDRFLLEKGAPPRIVERSVPRKESALACSGTEGVCRISVDPELVGLPTLDDAQIFELTAMASRIEAHYGTPQDIEWAYTPAGRLFLLQTRPLDIRQTQPAPELLPGGQPLVQDGQTASSGTAHGIVHIVKKDVDILVLPEKAILVCVEATPKWAAVLNRCQGIITEQGSAAGHLANVAREFNVPALFGVHSATSILEAGQEITLDADNRAVYAGLQEALLDRNPTRPNMMEGSPVFRTLLNVNRFITPLGLLDPDGIDFTPANCKTLHDITRFCHEKSVQEMFSFGRDHNFSPRSSKQLKTIVPMQWWIINLEDGFLNDTGDKTIPLDKITSVPMLALWRGIVAYPWEGPPGIDCKGFMSVLFQSATNRNLEPAMASQFSEKNYFMISKHFCNLQSRFGYHFTSVEALAGPRPRENYIRFQFKGGAADHQRKVRRAQFVGEILDEFNFQTRVREDALFARLDDCDQKFIENHLEILGHIIIHTRQLDMIMNREDVVQLYKKRILNQLHAMMDAKNTA; encoded by the coding sequence ATGAACCTGATCCAACGCGTCAAGAACATCTTTTCCCCTCCAGCTCCGACCACAGAGCAGGACAACGAACAGGAAGACCTTTTCAGGGCCAGATATCAGGCCTTTCGCAGGCTCCTGTCCGCGAACAACGGCGCGCTGGACTTCATGACGGAACTGGAGGAGGCCGCCCAGGGGCATCTCCATTTCGGCATGCATTTCGTCAGGTCCAGGGCCACGGGAGCCACGGCCAAAGTCTACAATATCGTGGAAAACCTGCTCTACCTCGCGCCTGGAAAATATCTGGGGCTGCGCGATGCCCTGCGCACCATACAGGACCAGATTCAACAGGAACTCACGCTCAAGCAGACAAGCCGCCGTCAGGAGCTTGTGCTCGACCTGGACCGGATAACCGCCCATGACGTGGAGGATGTCGGCGGCAAAATGGCCAATCTGGGTGAGCTTCGCAACACTCTGCAGATCCCTGTTCCTGCCGGATTCGCCATCACCGCGCAGGCCTACATGGTCTTCATGCAACAGAACAGTCTTTGGGACGAGATCAACTGCCTCGTGCTTGGGCACCCCATGGCCTCACAATTCGGCGCCTGCACCCTCCCCGGATACTCCGCCGATGACGAAGACGAGACGGAAAATAACGGAACCGACCAGCCCATCGCCCTGCTGGAGATGTGCGCCAAGATCCGAGGCATGATCCTCGCGGCAGAGGTGCCCAAGGAACTGGAGGAGGCTCTCCTCTGCGCCTACGACCGCCTTTGCGCACGCGAAGGCGGGCAGGTCAACGTGGCGCTACGCTCAAGCGCCCTGGGCGAGGACAGCTCGGGCGCGTCCTTTGCCGGGCAACACCGCTCGCTTTTGAACCTGGACCGGGACAGCCTCCTGGAAGGCTACAAGGAGGTCGTGGCCAGCAAGTATTCGGCCCACGCCATGACCTACCGTTACATGCTCGGCATCAGGGACGACGACGTACTCATGTGCGTCGGATGCCTGAGCATGGTCACCTCGAAGGCGGGCGGGGTCATGTACACGTCCAACCCGCTCGACGCTGCGGACAATCGCCTCCAAATCACTTCGGCCTGGGGAATGGCCAAGGGCGTGGTCGATGGCACCGCCACTTCCGATCGATTCCTGCTCGAAAAAGGCGCCCCACCCCGCATCGTCGAACGGTCCGTGCCGCGCAAGGAATCCGCCCTGGCCTGCTCCGGGACCGAAGGCGTTTGCAGAATTTCCGTCGATCCGGAACTGGTGGGACTGCCGACCCTGGACGATGCTCAGATTTTCGAACTCACGGCCATGGCCTCTCGCATCGAAGCCCACTACGGGACTCCCCAAGACATCGAGTGGGCCTACACTCCCGCAGGTCGCTTGTTCCTGTTGCAAACGCGGCCCCTGGACATTCGCCAGACCCAGCCTGCGCCGGAATTGCTACCGGGTGGACAACCCCTGGTCCAGGACGGGCAGACGGCCAGCTCAGGCACTGCCCACGGAATTGTGCATATCGTCAAGAAGGACGTGGACATTCTCGTGCTTCCGGAAAAGGCGATCCTGGTCTGTGTCGAGGCGACACCCAAATGGGCCGCCGTCCTGAACAGATGTCAGGGCATCATCACCGAACAGGGCAGCGCGGCCGGCCATCTGGCCAACGTGGCCCGCGAATTCAATGTGCCTGCGCTGTTCGGCGTTCACTCCGCAACAAGCATCCTTGAGGCCGGTCAGGAGATCACTCTCGACGCCGACAACAGGGCCGTTTACGCAGGATTGCAGGAAGCATTGCTGGACCGGAACCCGACGCGGCCGAACATGATGGAAGGCAGCCCGGTTTTTCGGACCTTGCTGAATGTAAACCGTTTCATCACGCCACTGGGGCTTCTCGACCCCGACGGCATCGACTTCACTCCGGCCAACTGCAAGACACTGCACGACATAACCCGCTTCTGCCATGAAAAATCCGTGCAGGAGATGTTCAGCTTCGGCCGCGACCACAATTTTTCTCCCAGATCGAGCAAGCAGCTCAAAACCATCGTGCCCATGCAATGGTGGATCATCAATCTTGAGGACGGATTTCTAAATGATACCGGCGACAAAACAATCCCGCTGGACAAGATCACCTCCGTGCCCATGCTTGCGCTCTGGCGAGGTATAGTGGCCTACCCCTGGGAAGGTCCTCCCGGCATTGACTGCAAAGGCTTCATGTCAGTGCTTTTCCAGTCTGCGACGAACCGAAACCTGGAACCGGCCATGGCATCCCAGTTCTCGGAAAAAAACTATTTCATGATTTCGAAACACTTTTGTAATCTGCAGTCCAGGTTCGGGTATCACTTCACTTCCGTGGAAGCCCTGGCAGGGCCGCGGCCGCGAGAAAACTACATCCGTTTTCAGTTCAAAGGCGGGGCCGCGGACCATCAGCGCAAAGTCCGCAGAGCACAATTCGTTGGAGAAATACTTGACGAGTTCAATTTCCAGACACGGGTCCGGGAAGATGCGCTCTTTGCCCGACTGGACGACTGCGACCAGAAATTCATCGAAAATCATCTGGAGATCCTGGGACATATCATCATCCATACCCGGCAACTGGACATGATCATGAACAGGGAAGACGTGGTCCAACTCTACAAAAAACGCATCCTGAATCAGCTTCACGCCATGATGGATGCAAAAAACACGGCCTGA
- the mnmG gene encoding tRNA uridine-5-carboxymethylaminomethyl(34) synthesis enzyme MnmG — translation MNIPTVPDIFDIIVVGAGHAGCEAAMAAAHMGMQTLLLTINADRIGHLSCNPAIGGLAKGHMVKEIDALGGMMGKWADQAGIQFRILNTRKGPAVRSSRAQIDRAEYIKVVQQDIFTCPNLFVRQETAASLTVEDGRVTGVVTTLGETIPCRAALLTTGTFLQGLIHVGLNNFSGGRYGDPASSGLSPRLRELGFELGRLKTGTVPRLLKSSVDYSVMEEQAGDNPPRPFSFDSPGIRLQQLPCFVTYTTERTHEIIRTGFDRSPMFTGVIKGTGARYCPSIEDKIARFPEKDRHQIFVEPEGLTSHEVYPNGIPTSLPLDIQKALVASIPGLEKAQIIRPGYAIEYDYVPPTQLRPTLESKLVRGLYMAGQINGTSGYEEAAGQGLWAAINAVLSLRGEPELILTRSQAYIAVLVDDLVTKGTLEPYRMFTSRAEHRLLLREDNADERLTAIGRDLGLVDESRWQRFTRKQAAVNEIMAGMEALRVRPDAATRNLVEAMGGTIPQKAVSLKELLRQPELTIDMLTPLWPELENFDGEALEEAEIKTKYEGYLRRQQELVDRFEKMEQTTLPEDMHYTGIPGLSREVVEKLTRVQPRTLGQAGRISGITPAALSCLEIQLKKIGRL, via the coding sequence ATGAACATCCCGACCGTGCCCGATATTTTTGACATCATCGTCGTCGGCGCAGGCCATGCCGGCTGCGAAGCGGCCATGGCCGCCGCGCACATGGGCATGCAAACGCTCCTCTTGACCATCAACGCCGACCGCATCGGACACCTGTCCTGCAATCCGGCCATCGGCGGCCTGGCCAAGGGGCACATGGTCAAGGAGATCGACGCCCTGGGCGGGATGATGGGCAAATGGGCCGATCAGGCCGGAATCCAATTTCGCATTTTAAACACCCGCAAGGGCCCGGCCGTACGCTCCAGTCGCGCCCAGATCGATCGGGCCGAATACATAAAGGTCGTGCAGCAGGACATCTTCACCTGCCCGAACCTCTTCGTGCGCCAGGAGACCGCCGCCTCGCTCACCGTGGAAGACGGACGCGTCACAGGCGTGGTCACCACCCTGGGCGAGACCATCCCCTGCCGGGCGGCCCTTTTGACCACGGGCACCTTCCTGCAGGGCCTCATCCATGTCGGCCTCAACAATTTTAGCGGCGGCCGCTACGGCGATCCGGCCAGCAGCGGACTCTCGCCCAGGCTGCGCGAACTGGGCTTCGAGCTGGGACGCCTCAAGACCGGAACCGTGCCCCGGCTGCTCAAATCGAGCGTGGACTATTCGGTCATGGAGGAACAGGCCGGCGACAACCCGCCCCGGCCTTTCAGCTTCGACAGCCCGGGCATCAGGCTTCAGCAGCTACCCTGCTTCGTGACCTACACCACGGAGCGCACCCACGAGATCATCCGCACCGGTTTCGATCGCTCGCCCATGTTCACCGGCGTCATCAAGGGCACCGGCGCGCGCTACTGCCCGTCCATCGAGGACAAGATCGCCCGCTTCCCGGAGAAGGACCGGCATCAGATCTTTGTTGAGCCCGAAGGGCTGACCAGCCACGAGGTCTATCCCAACGGCATCCCCACCAGTCTGCCGCTGGACATCCAGAAGGCTCTGGTGGCGTCCATCCCCGGCCTTGAAAAAGCCCAGATCATCCGGCCCGGCTACGCCATCGAATACGATTATGTTCCTCCGACGCAGCTTAGGCCCACCCTGGAAAGCAAGCTCGTGCGCGGGCTCTACATGGCCGGGCAGATCAACGGCACTTCGGGCTATGAGGAAGCGGCCGGGCAGGGCCTGTGGGCGGCCATCAACGCAGTCCTCTCCCTGCGCGGCGAGCCGGAGTTGATCCTGACCCGCAGCCAGGCCTACATCGCAGTCCTCGTGGACGACCTGGTCACCAAAGGCACGCTCGAACCCTACCGCATGTTCACCTCCAGGGCCGAACACCGACTCCTGCTGCGCGAGGACAATGCCGACGAGCGCCTGACCGCGATCGGCCGCGACCTGGGCCTGGTCGATGAAAGCCGCTGGCAGCGCTTCACCCGCAAACAGGCCGCCGTGAATGAGATCATGGCCGGAATGGAAGCGCTGCGCGTGCGCCCCGATGCCGCGACCAGGAATCTGGTCGAGGCCATGGGCGGCACCATCCCGCAAAAGGCCGTCAGCCTCAAAGAGCTGCTGCGGCAGCCGGAGCTGACCATCGACATGCTCACGCCGCTGTGGCCGGAGCTTGAAAATTTTGACGGGGAAGCATTGGAAGAGGCGGAAATCAAGACCAAATACGAAGGATATCTGCGGCGCCAGCAGGAATTGGTGGACCGTTTCGAGAAGATGGAGCAGACCACGCTGCCCGAAGACATGCACTATACGGGCATCCCCGGCCTCTCCCGCGAAGTCGTGGAAAAACTGACCCGCGTCCAGCCCCGCACCCTGGGCCAGGCCGGACGAATTTCGGGCATCACGCCCGCGGCGTTGTCCTGCCTCGAAATCCAGCTCAAAAAAATCGGCCGGCTCTGA
- a CDS encoding VOC family protein yields the protein MQPRVSMITLGVADLERSKKFYRDGLGFPLMGEDPKVAFFTLNGTWLGLYGRDALAEDATISPEGGGFPGFALAHNVASEAEVDAVLAQAVAAGAELVKPAQKVFWGGYSGYFRDPDGFLWEVACNPFFWVGPPDTTAQG from the coding sequence ATGCAACCGCGCGTCAGCATGATCACCCTGGGAGTGGCGGATCTGGAACGATCCAAGAAGTTTTATCGGGATGGGCTGGGTTTCCCGCTGATGGGCGAAGATCCGAAAGTTGCGTTTTTCACCTTGAACGGCACGTGGCTGGGGCTTTACGGGCGGGATGCGCTGGCTGAGGACGCCACCATATCGCCTGAGGGCGGAGGCTTTCCCGGGTTTGCCCTGGCCCACAATGTTGCCAGCGAAGCCGAGGTCGATGCCGTGCTGGCCCAGGCCGTGGCTGCGGGCGCCGAGCTGGTCAAGCCGGCGCAGAAGGTTTTCTGGGGTGGGTATTCCGGATATTTTCGCGATCCTGACGGATTTTTGTGGGAAGTGGCCTGCAACCCCTTTTTCTGGGTTGGACCGCCCGACACCACCGCACAGGGCTGA
- a CDS encoding PEP/pyruvate-binding domain-containing protein gives MTERTATKLSGNAPDARQKLEQKYRFFKNLLSRNNIVLEQMTSLERMIHEGGSFTQEEAVTLVEAMVEHCRHLAQDMNALCDGQFPELFESIETAAGNALNALTRQRTFDFSTLILPLEEITLEDLEEVGGKAANLGEIRNKIGLPTPAGFAVTASAAALFLEQTDLLDTLRHQLAAMDLSDIAALEKVCAKASERIMTAPLPPALEQGLMDKTREIINRFGPKVRLAVRSSAVCEDSDASFAGQHASVLGAVPATLSRAWSAVVASAFTTRAVFYRRTKGYSEQDVMMSVLILTMIQSKASGVLYTIDPNSAHSDDLLLAAAWGLGVSVVDGSMDVDFWRVRREDKKILVTHIADKKKQFVVLAQGGIVSRPVQEELRKQPSLTPAQVDILADYALRLEAHYGMPMDIEWALDQKDQLIILQARPLQRAGGLNQAECCKLVPGRAPLLFGGQTASPGAASGPVYIVEPDHELSAVPQGAILVARQTSPAYVAAMGKVAGIITDVGSPNGHMASVAREFGIPTLVGAGTGTALLTHGMEITLDATNQVVYAGQVAEILSKRKPVNLMKGSPVYKSLQEAMQFINPLHLVDPQLPEFSAQGCRSLHDIIRFAHEMAMQEMFRLSDDLSPHTGVARELRAVLPFRVLLVDLGGGIASKADSSWVDLADLRCAPLIALLQGMGHPRIPEVTGRTPKNQAVPTCYAVVSDTYVNLSGRLGNHFATIDSYSGPVINDNYITFSFKGGAAQYEQRVRRTLVLAGILRRQGFRVIQSADSLKAEIRKYDQLRFLERLDMLGRLLAAVRALDWRLDDDSEIARYVDAFMNGDYAFSH, from the coding sequence ATGACGGAGCGAACAGCCACCAAACTGTCCGGGAATGCGCCCGACGCCCGCCAGAAACTGGAACAAAAATACCGGTTTTTCAAAAATCTGCTTTCCCGCAACAACATCGTTCTGGAACAAATGACGTCCCTGGAGCGCATGATCCACGAAGGCGGATCCTTCACCCAGGAAGAGGCCGTGACTCTGGTCGAAGCCATGGTGGAACATTGCCGTCATCTGGCGCAGGACATGAACGCCCTGTGCGATGGTCAATTCCCCGAACTTTTCGAAAGCATCGAAACTGCCGCCGGTAACGCCTTGAATGCGCTGACCCGGCAAAGAACCTTCGACTTCTCCACTCTCATCCTGCCGCTTGAAGAGATCACCTTGGAAGACCTGGAGGAAGTTGGAGGAAAGGCCGCGAACCTGGGAGAAATCCGCAACAAAATCGGCCTGCCGACTCCGGCCGGTTTTGCGGTCACGGCCTCGGCGGCCGCCCTCTTCCTGGAACAGACGGACCTGCTCGACACCTTGCGACATCAGCTGGCGGCAATGGATTTATCGGACATCGCGGCCCTGGAAAAGGTCTGCGCCAAAGCCAGCGAGCGAATCATGACCGCGCCGCTCCCTCCTGCCCTTGAACAGGGTTTGATGGACAAGACGCGGGAAATAATCAACCGCTTCGGCCCGAAAGTCCGCCTGGCCGTTCGGTCATCCGCTGTCTGCGAGGACTCGGACGCATCCTTTGCCGGCCAGCACGCCTCAGTTCTCGGAGCCGTCCCAGCGACCTTGAGCCGGGCCTGGAGCGCCGTCGTTGCCAGCGCCTTCACCACCAGAGCGGTGTTCTACCGCCGGACCAAAGGCTATTCCGAGCAGGACGTAATGATGAGCGTGCTGATCCTGACCATGATCCAGTCCAAAGCCAGCGGCGTCCTCTACACCATCGATCCGAACTCGGCCCACAGCGACGACCTGCTGCTCGCGGCGGCCTGGGGCCTTGGAGTCAGCGTGGTCGACGGCTCCATGGACGTGGACTTCTGGCGCGTGCGCAGAGAGGACAAGAAAATTCTTGTCACGCACATCGCGGACAAAAAAAAACAATTCGTCGTGCTGGCCCAAGGCGGCATCGTGTCCAGGCCCGTGCAGGAGGAACTGCGGAAGCAGCCCAGCCTGACGCCAGCGCAGGTCGACATCCTCGCGGATTACGCCCTGCGCCTGGAAGCCCATTACGGCATGCCCATGGACATCGAATGGGCGCTGGACCAAAAAGACCAGTTGATCATCCTTCAGGCTAGGCCCCTGCAACGCGCCGGCGGCTTGAATCAGGCCGAATGCTGCAAACTCGTGCCGGGCCGGGCTCCGCTTCTGTTCGGAGGTCAAACGGCCTCCCCCGGAGCCGCCTCGGGCCCGGTCTACATCGTTGAGCCGGACCATGAACTGAGCGCCGTTCCACAGGGAGCCATCCTGGTGGCCCGGCAGACTTCCCCGGCCTATGTCGCGGCCATGGGCAAGGTCGCGGGAATCATCACCGATGTGGGCAGCCCCAACGGTCACATGGCCTCGGTGGCGCGGGAGTTCGGCATCCCGACCCTGGTCGGTGCGGGCACGGGCACCGCTCTGCTGACCCACGGAATGGAAATCACCCTCGATGCCACCAACCAGGTCGTCTATGCCGGCCAGGTCGCGGAAATCCTGTCCAAGCGCAAACCCGTGAACCTGATGAAGGGCAGCCCCGTGTACAAATCGCTGCAGGAGGCCATGCAGTTCATCAATCCCCTCCATCTGGTGGACCCGCAACTTCCTGAGTTTTCAGCGCAAGGCTGCCGCAGCCTGCACGACATCATCCGTTTCGCGCACGAAATGGCCATGCAGGAGATGTTTCGCCTCTCCGACGACCTCTCCCCGCACACCGGCGTGGCCCGCGAATTGCGGGCAGTTCTGCCCTTTCGCGTCCTGCTGGTTGATCTGGGAGGAGGCATCGCCTCAAAAGCCGATTCATCCTGGGTTGATCTGGCCGACCTGCGCTGCGCTCCCCTCATCGCCCTGCTCCAAGGCATGGGACATCCCCGGATTCCCGAAGTTACAGGACGCACCCCAAAAAACCAGGCCGTTCCCACCTGCTATGCGGTCGTATCGGACACCTACGTCAATTTAAGCGGGCGCCTGGGCAACCACTTTGCCACCATCGACTCGTATTCGGGACCGGTCATCAACGACAACTACATCACCTTTTCCTTCAAGGGCGGGGCGGCGCAATACGAGCAGCGAGTCCGGCGGACGCTGGTTTTGGCCGGAATCCTGCGCCGCCAGGGGTTCAGGGTCATCCAGAGCGCAGACTCGCTCAAGGCCGAAATCCGCAAGTACGACCAGCTCCGTTTTCTGGAGCGCCTGGACATGCTCGGACGCCTGCTCGCCGCCGTGCGAGCTTTGGATTGGCGGCTCGACGACGACTCGGAAATCGCCAGGTACGTGGATGCGTTCATGAACGGCGATTACGCCTTCAGCCACTAG
- a CDS encoding M20 family metallo-hydrolase, whose product MLSTVLELLKNSREELLRLQTDLVAIPALGPTNAGQGEKAKVEYLAEYASRFAGVRTEMIKAPDDRVECGYRPSLIIRRPGKSPRTLWFIAHTDVVPTGDLALWESDPFVLRQEGDLIYGRGVEDNHQGMVSALLLLRALETAAAQTDLSLGILLAADEETGNTYGIEYVMTNHPQVFAPDDLIVIPDFGTPEGDAIEVAEKSVLWLRFTVQGKQCHASTPKAGVNSLVGASALILALDHLHTVFNVHDPLFDPPMSTFAPTKMEANVPNVNTIPGQDVFHLDCRVLPSYPLEEIEQEIRLICDKVEAERGVRIAFAPVVREQAAPATPADCEAAKRLTAALEKTRGLEARAIGIGGGTVAAAFRKRSLPAVCWSTLMHTAHQPNEHASVKATLADSQVFAHLLFEEQA is encoded by the coding sequence ATGCTCAGCACTGTACTTGAACTCCTGAAAAACAGCCGCGAGGAATTGCTGCGACTGCAAACGGACCTTGTGGCCATCCCCGCCCTCGGGCCGACCAACGCAGGCCAGGGTGAAAAGGCCAAGGTGGAATACCTGGCCGAGTATGCAAGCCGATTCGCAGGCGTCCGGACGGAAATGATCAAAGCTCCGGACGACAGGGTCGAATGCGGCTACCGCCCCAGCCTGATCATCAGGCGGCCGGGAAAAAGCCCACGCACGCTGTGGTTCATCGCCCACACCGACGTCGTGCCCACCGGCGACCTGGCCCTGTGGGAAAGCGATCCGTTCGTGTTGCGTCAGGAGGGCGACCTCATCTATGGGCGGGGCGTGGAAGACAACCATCAGGGCATGGTCAGCGCGCTGCTCCTGCTGCGCGCCCTGGAAACAGCCGCAGCGCAGACGGACCTCTCTTTAGGCATCCTGCTCGCGGCCGACGAAGAAACAGGCAACACGTACGGCATCGAATACGTCATGACCAACCACCCGCAGGTCTTCGCCCCGGACGATCTCATCGTCATCCCGGATTTCGGGACCCCGGAGGGAGACGCCATCGAGGTCGCTGAAAAAAGCGTGCTCTGGCTCAGGTTCACGGTGCAGGGCAAACAATGCCACGCCTCGACCCCGAAGGCCGGAGTCAATTCCCTGGTCGGTGCCTCGGCGCTGATTCTGGCCTTGGACCACCTGCACACGGTCTTCAACGTTCACGATCCGCTTTTCGATCCGCCCATGTCCACCTTTGCGCCGACCAAGATGGAAGCCAACGTGCCCAACGTGAACACCATCCCCGGCCAGGACGTCTTTCATCTCGATTGCCGCGTGCTGCCTTCGTATCCGTTGGAAGAGATCGAACAGGAAATACGCCTCATCTGCGACAAGGTGGAGGCCGAGCGGGGCGTGCGCATCGCCTTTGCGCCCGTAGTCCGGGAACAGGCCGCTCCGGCGACTCCGGCGGACTGCGAAGCCGCCAAACGATTGACCGCCGCGCTTGAAAAGACGCGCGGGCTTGAAGCACGCGCGATCGGCATCGGCGGCGGTACGGTCGCGGCCGCATTCCGCAAGCGAAGCCTGCCCGCCGTGTGCTGGTCCACGCTCATGCACACGGCCCACCAGCCCAACGAACACGCGTCTGTGAAGGCCACCCTCGCAGACTCGCAGGTATTCGCCCATCTCCTCTTCGAAGAACAGGCATAG
- a CDS encoding PxxKW family cysteine-rich protein, producing the protein MAVDFSNAVKTDEGVQVNGVVMHPIVEQCEGCERIVEFEGAKYCGTYPQPAAKWRLGTCNFSTHTKTAPSKGKAKVNPLKASKRAAKGR; encoded by the coding sequence ATGGCAGTAGATTTCAGTAATGCCGTCAAGACCGACGAAGGCGTTCAGGTCAACGGCGTTGTAATGCACCCGATTGTGGAACAGTGTGAAGGCTGCGAGCGGATCGTGGAATTCGAAGGCGCCAAGTACTGCGGCACCTATCCCCAGCCCGCCGCCAAGTGGAGACTGGGAACGTGCAATTTCTCGACCCACACCAAGACCGCGCCCAGCAAGGGCAAGGCCAAGGTCAACCCGCTCAAGGCATCCAAGCGCGCAGCCAAAGGCCGCTAA